A window of the Dongshaea marina genome harbors these coding sequences:
- the xerC gene encoding tyrosine recombinase XerC, with protein sequence MSKINPLPESLGDQLGAFIEFLRVERQLSPHTLSNYRRHLLQFASEFDEMGLTHWQELTSADVRQATSELHRRGAGQRTLAARLSALRSFLDYLLQQGVLESNPAKSISAPRQKKVLPKNMDVDEVAQLLDLDDDDPMAIRDRAMMELIYSSGLRLSELVGLNLGDINLRSCELRVLGKGNKQRQLPMGKVAKQWLQHWLKVRGQFAPPGEEALFVSKHKRRISARSVQHRLQHWGMQQGVSSHIHPHKLRHSFATHILESSGDLRAVQELLGHADLSTTQIYTHLDFQHLARIYDDAHPRAKRNKK encoded by the coding sequence GTGAGCAAGATTAATCCACTCCCCGAGAGCCTCGGGGATCAGCTAGGGGCCTTTATCGAGTTTCTTCGGGTTGAGCGCCAGCTCAGCCCCCACACCCTGAGCAACTACCGGCGTCACCTGCTGCAGTTTGCCAGCGAATTTGATGAGATGGGACTGACACACTGGCAGGAGCTGACCAGCGCCGATGTGCGCCAAGCCACCAGCGAGTTACATCGCCGGGGCGCCGGTCAGCGCACCCTGGCGGCACGCCTTTCCGCTCTGCGCAGCTTTTTAGACTACCTGCTGCAGCAGGGGGTTCTGGAGTCAAACCCGGCCAAGTCGATTTCTGCACCCCGCCAGAAAAAGGTGCTACCCAAGAATATGGATGTGGATGAGGTGGCCCAGCTGCTGGATCTTGATGACGATGATCCGATGGCGATTCGCGATCGCGCCATGATGGAGCTCATCTACTCCTCGGGACTGCGCCTGTCGGAGCTGGTGGGGCTAAACCTTGGCGATATCAACCTGCGCAGCTGTGAGCTCAGGGTGCTGGGCAAGGGCAACAAACAGCGCCAGCTGCCGATGGGAAAAGTGGCCAAACAATGGCTACAACACTGGCTCAAGGTGCGCGGCCAGTTTGCCCCTCCCGGAGAAGAGGCTCTGTTTGTCAGCAAGCACAAGCGGCGGATCTCCGCACGCAGCGTGCAGCACAGATTGCAGCACTGGGGAATGCAGCAGGGGGTCTCAAGCCATATCCATCCTCACAAGTTGCGCCACTCCTTTGCGACCCATATTCTCGAGTCCAGCGGCGATCTGAGAGCTGTGCAGGAGCTGTTGGGGCATGCGGATCTCTCGACCACCCAGATCTATACTCATCTGGATTTTCAGCACCTGGCCCGCATCTATGATGATGCACACCCAAGAGCCAAGCGGAATAAGAAATGA
- a CDS encoding gamma carbonic anhydrase family protein codes for MNNLRPYMQHTPKLGERVMVDESAVVIGEVTLGDDVSIWPTAVIRGDVNWVKIGDRSNVQDGSVLHVTHSQGEGDPGYPLILGEDVTIGHKVVLHGCTIGNRVLVGMGAVVLDGVVVEDEVLIGAGSLVPPGKRLESGYLYYGNPLKQARPLTDAEREHFKYSSENYVRLKEQYL; via the coding sequence ATGAATAATCTGCGTCCCTACATGCAACACACCCCAAAGCTCGGGGAGCGGGTGATGGTTGATGAGAGTGCGGTGGTGATCGGCGAGGTGACCCTGGGCGATGATGTCAGCATCTGGCCCACCGCGGTGATCCGTGGCGACGTCAACTGGGTGAAAATTGGCGATCGCAGCAATGTCCAGGATGGCTCTGTGCTGCATGTGACCCACTCCCAGGGGGAAGGGGATCCCGGTTATCCGCTGATCCTGGGTGAAGATGTCACCATAGGGCATAAGGTGGTGCTACACGGTTGCACCATAGGTAACCGGGTGCTGGTCGGCATGGGCGCCGTGGTGCTCGATGGCGTGGTGGTGGAAGATGAGGTGCTGATTGGTGCCGGCAGCCTGGTGCCACCGGGTAAACGGCTTGAGAGCGGCTACCTCTACTATGGCAATCCGCTCAAGCAGGCGCGGCCGCTGACCGATGCCGAGCGGGAGCACTTTAAGTATTCGTCGGAGAACTACGTACGGCTTAAGGAGCAGTATCTGTAG
- a CDS encoding DUF484 family protein, giving the protein MSEEAIVHYLSENPDFFLRHPQLLGSLKLDHPERGVISLTELQLGKLRERIAEQQEEITGLLTAASYNEQLFRIYADLYVELHDCKTLADLQELIEQSFLKQRHISAFRLLLNPAVHPQEFDSNHHIDLRAFKKLQMHRLGGEGCYFGRISQAEKQQLFGDYALVNSVALVAIGEHAQLGILAFSSADASHYTPGMDPMLLELLCRMIAVILPEMISHCEQD; this is encoded by the coding sequence ATGAGTGAAGAGGCTATCGTTCACTACCTGAGTGAAAATCCGGACTTTTTTTTGCGCCACCCCCAGCTGCTGGGCTCGCTCAAACTGGATCATCCCGAGCGGGGCGTGATCTCGTTGACCGAGCTGCAGCTTGGCAAGCTCAGGGAGCGGATTGCCGAGCAACAGGAGGAGATCACCGGCCTGCTCACCGCCGCCAGCTACAACGAACAGCTATTTAGGATCTATGCCGATCTCTATGTGGAGCTACATGACTGTAAGACCCTGGCCGATCTCCAGGAGCTGATCGAGCAGAGCTTTCTCAAGCAGCGCCATATCAGCGCCTTTCGCCTGCTGCTCAACCCGGCGGTTCATCCCCAGGAGTTTGACAGCAACCATCACATCGACCTTCGAGCCTTCAAGAAACTGCAGATGCACCGGCTTGGCGGCGAGGGCTGCTACTTTGGCCGGATCAGTCAGGCCGAGAAGCAGCAACTGTTCGGTGATTATGCCCTGGTCAACTCGGTGGCCCTGGTGGCGATTGGCGAACATGCACAGCTGGGCATACTGGCCTTTAGCAGTGCCGACGCCAGCCACTACACCCCGGGGATGGATCCCATGCTGCTGGAGTTGTTGTGCCGGATGATCGCCGTCATCCTGCCGGAGATGATAAGCCACTGTGAGCAAGATTAA
- a CDS encoding DOPA 4,5-dioxygenase family protein produces MNQEKFPVNAHQLYHAHVYYNKATLAQATSLCEEAKIRFGAEMGRLHKKRVGPHPHWSCQLAFDSGQFAGLISWLEAHRQGLSILVHGVTGDDLKDHTEHAYWLGESSPLNLALFGG; encoded by the coding sequence ATGAATCAGGAAAAATTTCCGGTCAATGCACATCAACTCTATCATGCGCATGTTTACTATAATAAAGCGACCCTGGCCCAGGCGACCTCCCTGTGTGAGGAGGCTAAAATCAGGTTCGGCGCCGAGATGGGACGACTGCATAAAAAGCGGGTTGGGCCTCATCCTCATTGGAGCTGTCAGCTTGCCTTTGATTCCGGGCAGTTTGCGGGCCTCATCTCCTGGCTGGAGGCCCATCGCCAGGGGCTGAGTATTCTGGTGCATGGGGTCACCGGCGATGATCTCAAAGATCACACCGAGCATGCCTATTGGCTGGGGGAGAGTAGTCCTCTGAATCTGGCGCTGTTTGGAGGCTAA
- the lptM gene encoding LPS translocon maturation chaperone LptM: MRIKLMVTALFAVFALAGCGLKGPLYMPPPAKKSEATQPQTQTQAPPQQDTPQQKE; this comes from the coding sequence ATGCGCATCAAACTGATGGTGACAGCCCTCTTTGCCGTTTTTGCTCTGGCCGGTTGTGGTCTTAAAGGCCCCCTTTATATGCCACCTCCCGCGAAAAAGAGTGAGGCAACCCAGCCCCAGACTCAAACCCAGGCGCCACCTCAGCAGGACACCCCCCAACAGAAGGAGTAA
- a CDS encoding CBS domain-containing protein, producing the protein MTVFESLKMMADKNIGSVIVIDGGEMVGIFSERDYARKGILHGRLSKETPVSELMRTEVCYVEPRTSLQECMALMTDKCVRHMPVVENKHLVGVVSIGDVIKQIISEQTFTIKELEKYITGGIDLDYKP; encoded by the coding sequence ATGACGGTATTTGAGTCCCTGAAGATGATGGCCGATAAAAATATTGGCTCGGTGATCGTCATCGATGGGGGAGAGATGGTTGGGATCTTTTCCGAGAGAGACTATGCCCGCAAAGGGATCCTGCATGGGCGGCTCTCCAAGGAGACGCCTGTCTCTGAGCTGATGCGTACCGAGGTCTGTTACGTCGAGCCCAGGACCAGCCTCCAGGAGTGTATGGCGTTGATGACTGACAAGTGTGTGCGTCACATGCCGGTGGTTGAGAATAAGCACCTGGTTGGTGTGGTCAGTATCGGAGATGTGATCAAGCAGATCATCTCTGAGCAGACATTTACCATCAAGGAGCTCGAAAAATATATCACCGGTGGCATCGATCTCGATTACAAACCCTGA
- the cyaY gene encoding iron donor protein CyaY, whose amino-acid sequence MNDSEFHALADHLYQLIEERIDECGVDIDYETSGKVMTLEFENGSQMIINRQEPLHQIWLAAKSGGFHFDYKEGRWIDNRNNRELSELMAQCCSEQAGEPVELGELS is encoded by the coding sequence ATGAATGATAGTGAATTTCATGCGCTGGCCGATCATCTGTATCAGTTGATCGAGGAGCGGATCGATGAGTGTGGTGTGGATATCGATTATGAGACCAGTGGCAAGGTGATGACCCTGGAGTTTGAAAATGGCTCACAGATGATCATCAATCGTCAGGAGCCCCTGCACCAGATCTGGCTGGCGGCTAAGTCGGGTGGCTTCCACTTTGATTACAAAGAGGGCCGCTGGATAGATAATCGCAACAACCGCGAGCTGAGCGAGCTGATGGCCCAGTGCTGCAGCGAGCAGGCCGGTGAGCCGGTTGAGCTTGGAGAGCTATCATGA
- the dapF gene encoding diaminopimelate epimerase produces MLVHFSKMHGLGNDFMMVDCVTQKAFFNKDLIRRLADRHLGVGFDQLILIEPPYDPDLDFHYRIFNSDGSEVEQCGNGARCVARFVQMKGLTNKQQITASCRGGQVKLKLEKNNLVAVNMGVPDFEPSKIPFRARQSEKNYLLRADGHTVMCGVVSMGNPHCVIETDTIAEAQVETLGPLMERHERFPDRVNVGFMQIHTRDAISLRVFERGVGETRACGSGACAAVAVGIYQQKLASQVEVTLPGGKLTINWKGGDSPLYMTGPAEHVYDGQIQL; encoded by the coding sequence ATGCTGGTTCATTTCTCCAAAATGCATGGACTGGGGAATGACTTCATGATGGTTGACTGTGTCACCCAGAAGGCATTTTTTAACAAGGATCTGATCCGCCGGCTGGCGGATCGTCATCTTGGAGTTGGATTTGATCAGCTGATCCTCATCGAGCCCCCCTATGACCCGGATCTCGACTTCCACTACCGGATCTTTAACTCCGACGGCAGCGAAGTCGAGCAGTGTGGCAACGGAGCCCGCTGTGTTGCACGTTTTGTGCAGATGAAGGGCCTGACCAATAAGCAGCAGATCACCGCCAGCTGTCGCGGTGGCCAGGTCAAGCTCAAGCTTGAAAAAAACAACCTGGTGGCGGTCAACATGGGGGTGCCCGACTTCGAGCCCTCCAAGATCCCGTTTCGGGCGCGCCAGAGCGAGAAGAACTACCTGCTACGCGCCGATGGTCATACCGTGATGTGTGGTGTGGTCTCCATGGGTAACCCCCACTGTGTCATCGAAACCGATACAATCGCCGAGGCCCAGGTGGAAACGCTGGGCCCGCTGATGGAGCGCCACGAGCGCTTCCCGGATCGGGTCAATGTGGGCTTTATGCAGATCCACACTCGGGATGCGATCTCGCTGCGGGTTTTTGAACGGGGTGTCGGTGAGACCCGCGCCTGTGGCAGCGGCGCCTGTGCTGCGGTCGCCGTGGGTATCTATCAGCAAAAGCTCGCCAGCCAGGTGGAGGTCACTCTCCCGGGTGGTAAGCTGACCATCAACTGGAAGGGTGGCGACTCTCCCCTGTATATGACAGGGCCCGCCGAGCATGTTTACGATGGGCAGATACAGCTATGA
- the uvrD gene encoding DNA helicase II, giving the protein MSESILTQGLNPPQKQAVTATEQNQLVLAGAGSGKTRVLVHRIAWLLETGQSSSFSIMAVTFTNKAAKEIRGRVDQLLGGHHLGMWLGTFHGIAHRLLRAHYQEAGLPEAFQILDSDDQYRILRRLLKAMNLDEKKWPPKQIQHYINRKKDEGLRPAHIQPYGNPVEQTWLKVYQAYQEQCDRAGLVDFAELLLRAHELWLNHPELLQHYRERFSHILIDEFQDTNRIQYAWLRMLAGDELSVMIVGDDDQSIYGWRGAEVENIQRFIDDFHDVKTIRLEQNYRSTNTILKAANALIANNKERLGKELWSEAEQGEAISVYTAFNETDEARFVVDQIKSAHLKGRPLSDCAMLYRNNAQSRVLEEALLQASLPYRIYGGLRFFERQEIKDALAYLRLIQNRNDDAAFERVVNTPTRGIGDKSLSLVRDCARDEGCSLWQAALTLLDRQSLKGRAASCIGGFIQLVSDLEQQNSELPLHEQVDQVIWQSGLKAMYLAEKGEKAKARVENLEELVTACREYLSQYETDSEMSPLAAFLSHAALEAGEQQADEFEDAVQLMTLHSAKGLEFPLVFITGVEEGMFPSQSSAEDFARLEEERRLCYVGMTRAMEKLYLCHAENRRIYGREQYARPSRFLKELPSEFAEPVRLKTQVRRPSSSGYAPSGFSKQAYSPKMAMDSPDSGFNLGQQVMHPKFGEGTILNFEGSGGKTRVQVRFEREGTKWLVLQYARLEAV; this is encoded by the coding sequence ATGAGTGAATCAATCCTGACTCAGGGTCTAAACCCCCCGCAGAAACAAGCTGTCACAGCCACAGAGCAAAACCAACTGGTGCTGGCTGGTGCCGGGAGTGGCAAGACCCGGGTCCTGGTTCACCGCATCGCCTGGCTGCTGGAGACCGGCCAGAGTTCCTCCTTCTCCATCATGGCCGTAACCTTTACCAATAAGGCCGCCAAAGAGATCCGCGGCCGGGTTGATCAGCTGCTCGGAGGCCATCACCTGGGGATGTGGCTCGGGACTTTCCATGGCATCGCTCACCGATTGCTGAGGGCTCACTACCAGGAAGCCGGACTGCCGGAGGCGTTTCAGATCCTCGATTCAGACGATCAGTACCGGATCCTGCGTCGCCTGCTCAAAGCGATGAACCTGGATGAAAAGAAGTGGCCCCCCAAGCAGATCCAACACTACATCAACCGTAAGAAGGATGAGGGCCTCAGACCGGCGCACATCCAGCCCTATGGTAACCCGGTGGAACAGACCTGGCTCAAAGTGTATCAGGCATATCAGGAGCAGTGCGACCGCGCCGGACTGGTGGACTTTGCCGAGCTGCTGCTACGGGCCCACGAGCTGTGGCTCAATCACCCCGAGTTGCTGCAGCACTACCGCGAACGCTTCAGCCACATACTGATCGATGAGTTCCAGGACACCAACCGCATCCAGTATGCCTGGCTGCGGATGCTGGCCGGAGATGAGCTTTCCGTGATGATTGTCGGCGATGACGATCAGTCGATCTATGGCTGGCGTGGCGCCGAGGTGGAGAATATTCAGCGCTTCATTGATGATTTTCACGATGTGAAGACCATCCGCCTGGAGCAGAATTACCGCTCCACCAACACCATACTCAAGGCCGCCAATGCGCTGATCGCCAACAACAAGGAGCGCCTGGGTAAGGAGCTGTGGAGCGAGGCGGAGCAGGGGGAGGCGATCTCAGTCTATACCGCATTTAACGAGACCGATGAGGCACGCTTTGTGGTTGATCAGATCAAGAGCGCTCACCTCAAGGGGCGCCCGTTGAGCGACTGCGCCATGCTGTATCGCAACAACGCCCAGTCACGGGTACTGGAGGAAGCGCTGCTGCAAGCCTCCCTGCCCTATCGCATCTATGGTGGCCTGCGCTTTTTTGAGCGCCAGGAGATCAAGGATGCCCTGGCCTATCTGCGCCTCATCCAAAACCGCAACGACGATGCCGCCTTTGAACGAGTGGTCAACACCCCGACCCGGGGCATCGGCGATAAGAGCCTGTCGCTGGTGCGTGATTGCGCCCGGGATGAAGGGTGCTCGCTGTGGCAGGCAGCCCTGACTCTGCTGGATCGCCAGTCCCTCAAGGGAAGAGCGGCATCCTGTATCGGCGGCTTCATCCAGCTGGTGAGCGACCTGGAGCAGCAAAATAGCGAACTGCCGCTGCATGAGCAGGTGGACCAGGTGATCTGGCAGTCGGGCCTCAAGGCGATGTACCTGGCCGAGAAGGGTGAGAAGGCCAAGGCCCGGGTCGAAAACCTTGAGGAGCTGGTGACCGCCTGTCGCGAGTATCTCTCTCAATACGAAACCGATAGCGAGATGAGCCCGCTGGCAGCCTTTCTTAGCCACGCCGCCCTGGAGGCGGGTGAGCAACAGGCCGATGAGTTTGAGGATGCGGTACAGCTGATGACTTTGCACTCGGCCAAGGGGCTGGAGTTCCCGCTGGTGTTTATCACCGGGGTCGAGGAGGGGATGTTCCCCAGCCAGAGCTCTGCCGAAGATTTTGCTCGCCTCGAAGAGGAGCGCCGCCTGTGCTACGTGGGAATGACCCGTGCCATGGAGAAACTCTACCTGTGTCATGCCGAGAACCGGCGGATCTATGGCCGGGAACAGTATGCCCGCCCCAGCCGCTTTCTCAAGGAGCTGCCGAGCGAGTTTGCCGAGCCGGTACGCCTCAAGACACAGGTGCGCCGCCCAAGCTCCTCGGGCTATGCCCCATCCGGCTTTAGCAAACAGGCCTATAGCCCCAAGATGGCGATGGATAGCCCAGACAGTGGCTTTAACCTGGGCCAGCAGGTGATGCATCCCAAGTTCGGTGAGGGCACCATACTCAACTTCGAGGGCAGCGGTGGTAAGACCCGGGTTCAGGTGCGATTTGAGCGTGAAGGCACCAAGTGGCTGGTGCTGCAATATGCGCGGCTGGAGGCGGTTTAA
- a CDS encoding HAD-IA family hydrolase: protein MMRFIRNIGEIAAISFDLDDTLYDNRPVIARAEQWMVSNLQARHCQVAELGLSHWRTLKSELLKLIPALADDPSACRHRLVEWGLTRHGVPAADARQSADLILSGFLEERARIQVSPATLSLLKALGERWPLAALTNGNLPLEKTVLQGCFSHVVQAGRGLRMKPEPDLFEQLADELKLEPSQILHIGDHPLTDVEGARRAGYLSGWLNLAGRPSPQLTTLPDLEISDLEDLRVLL, encoded by the coding sequence ATGATGCGCTTCATTCGAAACATTGGCGAGATAGCTGCAATAAGCTTCGACCTCGACGACACCCTGTATGATAACCGGCCGGTGATCGCCCGGGCGGAGCAGTGGATGGTTAGCAACCTGCAGGCACGCCACTGCCAGGTGGCTGAGCTTGGGCTATCTCACTGGCGCACTCTCAAATCCGAGCTGCTGAAACTAATCCCGGCCCTGGCCGACGATCCCAGTGCCTGTCGCCATCGCCTGGTCGAGTGGGGACTGACCCGCCATGGCGTCCCGGCAGCCGATGCCCGCCAAAGCGCCGATCTGATCCTCAGTGGCTTCTTAGAAGAGCGCGCCAGGATCCAGGTCTCCCCCGCCACCCTCTCGCTTCTCAAGGCTCTTGGGGAACGCTGGCCACTGGCTGCCCTGACCAATGGCAACCTGCCGCTGGAGAAAACCGTGCTGCAGGGCTGTTTCAGCCATGTGGTTCAGGCGGGCAGAGGCCTTCGGATGAAGCCCGAGCCCGATCTCTTTGAGCAGCTTGCGGATGAGCTCAAATTGGAACCCTCACAGATCCTGCATATCGGCGATCATCCGCTCACCGATGTCGAGGGGGCTCGAAGGGCTGGCTACCTCAGTGGCTGGCTGAATTTAGCGGGTCGCCCCAGCCCACAGCTCACCACCCTGCCCGATCTTGAGATCAGTGATTTAGAGGATCTCCGAGTGCTGTTATAA
- the lysA gene encoding diaminopimelate decarboxylase, whose protein sequence is MQPFAYNENGQLSIEELEIAPLARQHGTPLYLYSRQAIEQNWLQFDGAARFNHRCCYAVKANPNLAILNLLAKLGAGFDIVSGGELARVLEAGGSADKVIFSGTGKSREEIDYALDAGIGCFNVESTQELTRIAERAAHKQQTAPVTLRLNPDIDAETHPYITTGKKHNKFGIPNNELESLIQLCLEHPHLELRGLSCHIGSQLTSVSPFIHAFETLLQLYDELASEGIELPWLNLGGGLGVRYHKETPPAPAEYMQAIAERLGERRVKIIFEPGRSIVANAGLLIARVEYIKNNGLQNFAITNAAMNDLLRPALYQAYQPIIPLSRDNDSPLATYDVVGPICESGDFLGKDRELSITQDDLLAICGSGAYGFSMSSNYNSRCRAAEVMVDGQQSHLIRAREQQSDLWRGESMLP, encoded by the coding sequence TTGCAGCCATTTGCATATAACGAGAACGGACAGCTCAGCATCGAAGAGCTGGAGATCGCCCCACTTGCCCGGCAACATGGGACTCCCCTTTACCTCTATTCTCGCCAGGCGATTGAGCAAAATTGGCTGCAATTTGATGGCGCCGCCCGGTTTAACCACCGATGTTGCTACGCGGTGAAAGCCAACCCCAACCTCGCGATTCTGAACTTGCTGGCGAAGTTGGGGGCCGGATTCGATATTGTGTCGGGTGGTGAGCTGGCCCGGGTGCTGGAAGCCGGCGGCAGCGCGGACAAGGTGATCTTCTCCGGCACCGGCAAGAGCCGCGAGGAGATCGACTACGCCCTGGATGCCGGGATCGGCTGCTTCAATGTCGAATCGACCCAGGAGCTCACACGGATCGCCGAGCGTGCGGCACACAAACAACAAACCGCTCCGGTCACCCTGAGACTCAATCCGGATATAGATGCCGAGACCCACCCCTATATCACCACGGGCAAGAAGCATAACAAGTTCGGGATCCCCAACAATGAACTCGAATCCCTGATCCAGCTCTGCCTGGAGCACCCCCACCTGGAACTTCGTGGGCTGTCCTGCCACATCGGCTCTCAGCTCACCTCGGTGTCCCCCTTCATCCATGCCTTCGAAACCCTGCTTCAGCTCTATGATGAGCTGGCATCGGAGGGCATCGAACTGCCCTGGCTCAACCTCGGAGGAGGGCTGGGGGTTCGCTACCATAAGGAAACCCCGCCGGCACCCGCTGAGTATATGCAGGCGATCGCCGAGCGCCTCGGTGAACGCAGGGTCAAGATCATCTTTGAACCCGGACGCAGCATAGTGGCCAATGCAGGCCTTCTCATCGCCCGGGTGGAATATATCAAGAACAACGGACTGCAAAACTTTGCCATCACCAATGCAGCGATGAACGATCTGCTGCGCCCCGCCCTCTACCAGGCGTATCAGCCGATCATTCCGCTGAGTCGGGATAATGACTCACCGCTGGCCACCTATGATGTGGTGGGGCCTATCTGCGAGAGTGGTGATTTTCTCGGCAAGGACCGCGAGCTCAGCATCACCCAGGATGATCTTCTGGCAATTTGTGGCAGCGGAGCCTATGGCTTTTCGATGTCCTCCAATTACAATAGTCGATGCCGGGCCGCTGAAGTCATGGTTGATGGCCAGCAGTCTCATCTGATCCGCGCACGAGAACAACAAAGCGATCTATGGCGCGGAGAATCTATGTTGCCCTGA
- a CDS encoding HAD family hydrolase: MARDHQQRLDEALSRPVKFFLFDIDHNLTDERGRVPESAIEKIAALVAEHGVGVGLVSGRPELSTLEDGPDITQVIRQLQQHLSEEQQQKLVIFPEYAGYGREVGSKRLHDYGFMGLFEKSLPLLLEMIEDNRDDQFDFLEIKKTSLSIWLKPPFHRRDTVDRQVESYRQAMSKIPLCSQLMVINGANRTIDILPRAVNKQRAIAETAAIYRISVDTIATSDDQGAKDDAGHAFTDHALGFATRDFDPESVRQISTRLCINQTGLEANLSLLERLQFTALES, translated from the coding sequence ATGGCACGGGATCATCAGCAGCGTCTAGACGAGGCCCTGAGCCGGCCGGTTAAATTTTTCCTGTTTGATATCGATCACAACCTGACCGATGAGCGAGGGCGGGTTCCAGAGAGCGCCATTGAGAAGATCGCCGCTCTGGTGGCTGAGCATGGTGTAGGTGTGGGACTGGTGAGTGGTCGCCCGGAGCTGTCGACCCTTGAGGATGGACCGGATATCACCCAGGTTATCCGTCAGCTTCAGCAACACCTGAGTGAGGAGCAGCAGCAAAAGCTGGTGATCTTCCCCGAGTATGCCGGGTATGGTCGGGAGGTTGGCTCGAAGAGGCTCCATGATTATGGATTCATGGGCCTATTTGAAAAGAGCCTGCCTCTGTTACTTGAGATGATCGAGGACAACAGGGATGATCAGTTTGATTTTTTAGAGATCAAGAAAACCAGCCTCTCGATCTGGCTCAAGCCCCCTTTTCATCGGCGAGATACAGTGGATCGTCAGGTCGAGTCCTATCGCCAGGCGATGAGCAAGATACCCCTATGCTCACAGCTGATGGTGATTAACGGGGCCAATCGCACCATTGACATACTGCCAAGGGCAGTGAATAAACAAAGGGCTATCGCCGAGACTGCAGCCATCTACAGGATCTCAGTCGATACGATCGCAACCTCTGACGATCAGGGGGCAAAGGATGATGCTGGCCATGCCTTTACCGATCATGCCCTGGGGTTTGCGACCCGAGACTTTGACCCCGAAAGTGTCCGGCAGATCTCAACCCGGCTGTGTATAAATCAAACCGGTCTTGAAGCCAATCTGAGTTTATTGGAACGTCTGCAGTTTACCGCCCTTGAGTCATAA
- a CDS encoding amidohydrolase family protein, with the protein MKDRYPLFDSHFHIIDPSFPLIANQGYLPEPYRCADYLRQTSGYSLCGGAVVSGSFQGFDQTYLLDALDHLGDDFVGVTQLPVTVTDDEIFLLHQAGIRAVRFNLRRGGSEEIVHLRSFARRIFELVGWHVELYVDSRELESLYQTLITLPRVSVDHLGLSRDGFNCLLRLAERGVRVKATGFSRGDLDIKNALRMLHEVNPNALMFGTDLPCTRAPRSYSDEDFYLVVETLGEEAAAAIFHLNALQWYRPGQRPHSG; encoded by the coding sequence TTGAAAGATAGATACCCACTCTTTGATAGCCACTTTCATATCATAGACCCCAGTTTTCCCCTGATTGCCAACCAGGGCTACCTGCCTGAGCCTTATCGCTGCGCGGATTACCTTAGGCAAACATCTGGCTATAGCCTTTGTGGAGGCGCGGTGGTGTCGGGTTCCTTTCAGGGGTTCGATCAAACCTATCTGCTGGACGCCCTGGATCATTTGGGGGATGACTTTGTGGGGGTCACTCAACTTCCGGTCACGGTGACGGACGATGAGATTTTCTTGCTTCATCAGGCTGGGATCAGGGCGGTTCGCTTTAATTTAAGGCGTGGTGGATCGGAAGAAATCGTTCATCTCAGGAGCTTTGCCAGGCGGATATTTGAGCTGGTGGGTTGGCATGTTGAGCTTTATGTTGACTCAAGGGAGCTGGAGTCTCTCTATCAAACTCTGATCACCCTCCCCAGGGTGAGTGTGGATCATCTGGGCTTGAGCAGGGATGGTTTTAACTGCCTGCTGCGTTTGGCGGAACGCGGGGTTCGGGTCAAGGCGACCGGCTTTAGCCGGGGCGATCTCGATATCAAAAATGCCCTTCGGATGCTCCATGAAGTCAATCCGAATGCCCTGATGTTTGGCACCGATCTTCCTTGTACCCGTGCCCCCAGATCTTACAGCGACGAGGATTTTTATCTGGTGGTTGAGACACTGGGGGAGGAGGCCGCCGCGGCGATCTTCCATCTCAATGCCCTCCAGTGGTACCGGCCCGGACAAAGACCTCACTCAGGGTGA